Part of the Triticum aestivum cultivar Chinese Spring chromosome 4D, IWGSC CS RefSeq v2.1, whole genome shotgun sequence genome is shown below.
CCGTCCCGTTCCTCATAAGCAGTAAGCGCCAACTGAGCTTTGCTTTGCTTTTTTCTAACTTGGTTCATACTTTACAGTTGGGCACATGTTGCACAAGATCGATGCAAGTGTGAGATTTCCTTTACTGATCACTCGATCACGCACAGTACTAGGCTAAAGGTAGCTGTTGAAAGCACTGACTAGTTAGTTGGATTTCATTATTTCCCGCGAGCAATCGTAGAAGAAGTTTGTGCAAAGTGGTTTGCTTTTCCTGTGTCGCCACGTTCCGGTATCTTGCACAAACAGCTTTCTTAGGCTGCCTAACTCTCAAGGAAAATAAGTCAGCACCAGAGGAAACTTGAAGTCATATAATCACTGCAGCATGGGCAACTAGTCAACTACCACTGACGCAGATGGCAAGAGCAAATGATCAATACACAACTCTTCCTAAGCCTCGCTGTGAAGTTTCTGATACTGCAACGTTTCCACTATCCATATTTCCATAGTTTTAAACTGGGGTCATGCCTGGTGTCAGTAGTTGACATACATACAGGGCTACCTATGTAAAGCCTAAACTGTCTCTTTTATCCTCTATGCTTTTGTTTGATCCAAGCTAGTTGGACTTACAGACTATCAcagttactccctctgtaaagaaatataagagtgtttagatcactaagtagtgatctaaatgctcttatattagtttacggagggagtactagacttGAGAGATGCAATTTCTATGTCACGCACCACACACTGTTGTGCATAGTCTGCTTAATCTCTTTTGTCCAAATCTTCACAAAGTCATATTGTATTCCCGGGTTTCTTTTAGCAACCGTCGATGTGTTTGCTTCCTCTCCACTGGTGAAGAGTACTTCTTGTGAACTTCATCTTTTATGAAGATTATGGCTGTTTCAAAAGTTCCATCATATTTTCTAGAATCACAGGGAAGAACATAACTATCCTATTTAAAATGAAACTGAAAGATATACTAAATATTGTCTTCATCATGCAGAAACTGGAACAGGCTGCAATTTGACGTGTCCTATCACCATAACTGGGTTATGATCTGCCAGTGTTGCATTCTTTAGCCATTATTAGGGTAAATTGTATGCCAACAGTTTAGCTGAGTGTTCTGTAGCTAAAAGGTGTAAAGCTTTTGAGTTTCTTTACTTCAGCTGAAAGCCTAAAATTTATTACTTTATTGCCCATGGCTTCATTGAACTGACCAATaacatacttttgctgtcaattaTTCATGTCAACGGTTAAATGGACTGCTCATGTGTCATCTATTGAAATTTTGAAATAGTGCCTGTTTATACTGGTGGCCAAATAGCATTTTTGTCACAGGAACCAACAGCTTACTTTCCATGCAGTTCGCTGTTGGTTGATATCTGATATGCATTTGGCACTTTTTTTGTGTTTGTTATGTTTGACATAATAATCTTAGTTTGACTATGGAAATATCCCTTTTTCTGTAATTAATTAATAGCTTGTTATCTCTACTGTTACCAGCTTTCTACATGGAAGGTCCTTGGGCAGCAACTGCCACAACTGGCATCTTCCTTGCTGCAGCAATCACTGATTGGCTAGATGGTTATATTGCGAGAAAGGTGTGTCACAAATATTTGCTGAATATAATATGCTATACTGGGTTACTCTATAATCATTTTTCCTCGTGTTATTGTTTCCTGACATAATATATTATGCAGATGCATTTGGGAACACCTTTTGGTGCATTTCTTGATCCTGTGGCCGACAAGGTTTCTTTCTCTTTTTGCTGCTCTGATCCTTCTTCACAATGTTGTATACGCGCTTATCTGTCTGTAGACTGTCAGTTTCCAAAGTGTGACCTACTCTCGAGAACTAACTTCGTCGCTGCTATTCTCTACTGCAGCTTATGGTAGCTGCGACACTAGTGTTGCTGTGCACCAAACCTTTGGAAACTTCACTGCTCACGAATGGACCATGGCTTCTGACAGTTCCTTCCATTGCCATCATTGGGAGAGAGGTAGTTACCCAGCCAAATCTACATCATCATTTTCCAAAAATGCAAGGAAAACCACTTTCTAGTTAATCTATCTATAATTATGGAAACATTAAGATGGTAGTTTGATTTCTTTAATTTTGACCTTATGCTGATATAAATATGTATATGTTTGTTCTGTTGTAAGTGTGAGATCTTGCCTTCCTGTGCTAATAGGATGTTCATGTATTTGTCATGGCTATCTGATCTTATCTCTAAATAAGCCTGTCAAACCAACATGATAAGTTAGCAACTTCCAATTATACCCTTGCTATTCGTCTCTTTCTGGTTGAATATACGCAGTATGTGCTTCAGTAGATGAAATGAAGGGGCTCTTTTGCCAACCTCTGTACTGTTTTTTATGGAGGCATGGATCGAGTGCACATTGCTTCAGCTTGATTGAGTGGCTCCACCATGAGGCTTATTTGAAACAGAACTGGAGCATGCACCCTTTTGATGCATCAAGCAAGGTAGTCAGAATCATGAttctgaatcggatcggagctctgaCATTAGGGTCGCAAATCGTAGAATAGTTAGAACTGTAGAAATGTAGATTCTGTGAACCAAAATCGTAGAATCGGAGGGGTTAGTTTGGATTGTAAAGTAGTAGAATCATACAACAGAATCGTGATTCCGACAACCTTGGCAAAGTGTTGAGAAGCTCAGAATAATCAATTTACCCCAAAAGCAGGGCCTGCCCAGATGTTTTCGGATGCCGCTGGGCAAAATATGGCCCGTAAATCTAGGTTGTGACCATGTACCTACTTATACACTATGTGCATGGTTCATAGACCGTTGCGGTTTGCACTTTTCGCCCTACCACAGGTCTGGTCCGCCTAAAAGTCGAGAGGAAATTACCAGATTTGTACAACCTTCGATTCTATGTGAATATGTGGGGTGCCATGGGCAACTTTTAGTTTGTTTCCTGGTTCAGTAGAAACACACACATATATGTGGGATGGAAGCACTTTGCCTTTTCAGTTAGATTGAGTCGCTCTACCTCTACCATATGGCTTGTTTGAATCAAAACCAGAgcatgtatgaaatgaaaaaaaagcTTTATGCTTCAAGATATTTAGAAGCTATGAACAATTTCTTCAAGTGTGCTACCCAAAAAAGTTTGATAAAAGTAACAGATTTGACATTCAAGTTTCCATTTTCCAATTCCATGTGAGTGGTGTCTTGGAGCAACTTTACTTCACTTTTCTCTTGGGCCCAGACATATATATCCATTTGCCATTTCGAAAGTTATCTTCTGCTATGAGTTATGATAGTGTGCTATGCTTGTCACGAGCTAATGTTCTGGCGTATCTGTTTCTGCAGATCACAATGTCAGCTGTTAGAGAGTGGGCTGCGTCTCAGAATACCCAAGTTCTTGAGGTTCCTTCTGTCTTCTATTGTCTTACATTGCCTTAATTAGACATTCAAATACTGAATTTGTACTTCCTACAAGCAACAGGCTGTGGCAGTAAACAATTTAGGGAAGTGGAAGACAGCGACACAGATGACAGCATTGACTCTGCTCCTTGCCAGCAGAGACCCGAGGTACTTGCATTTTCTTTGAACGAGCTTAAAGCCTCGTCATTGTTTTAATCATTTTGCATGCTGACTGGGGTTTGTTTTTGGCGCTTTTGTTGTGCAGTCTACATGTACAAGGTGCTCTAGTCCCCCCTGGTGTTGCGTTGCTCTATGCATCTGCTGGACTTGCCATATGGTCCCTAGTGGTGTACATCAGAAATATATGGCGGATACTTCTAAAATAGTGTTAGCACATAGTGTAATAGAAGAAACAGGAGCAAAGGCGACAATATTCCATTCAAGATGCTGCAATTTTTTGGAAGATTGTTGAGTTGATTGATGGGGCCTAGATCTTGTTGAGATCCTCGTGTGACCCGTGCCATTGGTGCTTGGCGGATTAGCCGCCAAAGCTTGTTGA
Proteins encoded:
- the LOC123097830 gene encoding cardiolipin synthase (CMP-forming), mitochondrial, with amino-acid sequence MPSSIATHLLKAAAAKPLFSPRAAQIPALPRPPVARRPPAPASAACRWFRWPSPARGLCSSPHSGPAEGMGSDGTGARRRLPPANGVSKEGAPLPLPQPVPPRLLTLPTVLTIGRVAAVPFLISTFYMEGPWAATATTGIFLAAAITDWLDGYIARKMHLGTPFGAFLDPVADKLMVAATLVLLCTKPLETSLLTNGPWLLTVPSIAIIGREITMSAVREWAASQNTQVLEAVAVNNLGKWKTATQMTALTLLLASRDPSLHVQGALVPPGVALLYASAGLAIWSLVVYIRNIWRILLK